Proteins from a single region of Desulfolutivibrio sulfoxidireducens:
- a CDS encoding YbbR-like domain-containing protein codes for MRSNWQQLLLAFVLAVFCWYLVTGREKVDSWVPMRVEMTGMPDGLFIKGGMLGSVDVLLRGPRGMVRTIEEAPLVYPLNLSRITPGKNVIGLDPANIPISKVFDVVEVRPSRIELDVERRISRDVPIKPVLGAAVPEGYVLAGTRIRPETARVTGAEKEVNALENIRTDAISFGSAPGAVWEDRVSLDVPEGLEAAPLSAVVTLHFSPRQGEATVRVPVRIFPPERAEATPKTVSLRIKGPVQLLNDKSFEDSVEARIDLKPGLEVGRHEMPYQVKMPQGCELVEARPDRVTVTVK; via the coding sequence ATGAGGTCCAACTGGCAGCAACTCCTTCTGGCCTTCGTTTTGGCGGTTTTTTGCTGGTATCTGGTCACGGGCCGGGAAAAGGTGGACAGTTGGGTGCCCATGCGGGTGGAGATGACCGGCATGCCCGACGGGTTGTTCATCAAGGGGGGCATGCTCGGCTCGGTCGACGTCCTGTTGCGGGGCCCGCGCGGCATGGTGCGCACGATCGAGGAGGCCCCCCTGGTCTATCCCCTGAACTTAAGCCGGATCACCCCGGGGAAAAACGTCATCGGCCTGGATCCGGCCAACATCCCCATTTCCAAGGTCTTCGACGTGGTGGAGGTGCGCCCTTCGCGCATCGAACTCGACGTGGAGCGGCGCATCTCCCGGGACGTGCCCATAAAGCCCGTGCTGGGGGCCGCGGTTCCCGAGGGCTACGTCCTGGCCGGGACCCGGATCCGTCCGGAGACGGCGCGGGTCACCGGGGCCGAAAAAGAGGTGAACGCCCTGGAAAACATCCGCACCGACGCCATCTCCTTCGGGTCCGCGCCCGGGGCGGTCTGGGAGGACCGGGTCAGCCTGGACGTGCCCGAGGGCCTCGAGGCCGCGCCGCTTTCGGCCGTGGTCACCTTGCATTTCTCCCCCCGCCAGGGGGAGGCCACGGTCAGGGTGCCGGTGCGGATATTCCCCCCGGAGCGGGCGGAGGCGACGCCCAAGACCGTGTCCCTGCGCATCAAGGGGCCGGTGCAGCTTTTAAACGACAAGAGCTTCGAGGATTCCGTGGAGGCCCGCATCGACCTCAAACCGGGCCTGGAGGTGGGCCGGCACGAGATGCCCTACCAGGTCAAGATGCCCCAGGGCTGCGAACTGGTGGAGGCCAGGCCGGACAGGGTGACCGTGACCGTAAAATAG
- the cdaA gene encoding diadenylate cyclase CdaA: MNPVQWFESLHVTWRELVDVAIVTFIFYRGLLLVKGTRAVSIMHGFLLIIIIYYVSGEFGLNTLHWLLTNFLGSVFLVVIILFQTDIRRALSNMGTGLFWRRVRRSDEVEGMVREVVLAVFRMAKAKTGALVVIERDIPLGDVVQRGVEISAKVTKELLITIFHTGTPLHDGAVVISRDRVAAAGCILPLAAISGLDSVYGTRHRAALGITEESDCLAVVVSEERGVVSWAENGEIVSCPDEAALRDKLWDVWGRRI, translated from the coding sequence GTGAACCCGGTCCAATGGTTCGAGAGCCTGCATGTCACGTGGCGCGAGCTTGTGGACGTGGCCATCGTGACCTTTATCTTCTACCGGGGCCTGTTGCTGGTCAAAGGCACCCGGGCCGTGTCCATCATGCACGGCTTTTTGCTGATCATCATCATCTACTACGTCTCGGGCGAATTCGGCCTGAACACCCTGCACTGGCTTTTGACCAACTTTCTGGGGTCGGTCTTTCTGGTGGTCATCATCCTGTTTCAGACCGACATCCGCCGGGCCCTGTCCAACATGGGCACGGGCCTGTTCTGGCGGCGGGTCCGGCGTTCCGATGAGGTCGAAGGCATGGTCCGGGAGGTGGTTTTGGCGGTCTTTCGCATGGCCAAGGCCAAGACCGGGGCGCTGGTGGTCATCGAGCGCGACATCCCCCTGGGCGACGTGGTCCAGCGCGGGGTGGAGATCTCGGCCAAGGTGACCAAGGAGCTTCTGATCACCATCTTTCATACCGGAACGCCCCTGCACGACGGCGCGGTGGTCATAAGCCGGGACCGGGTGGCCGCGGCCGGATGCATCCTGCCCCTGGCCGCCATCTCCGGGCTCGACTCGGTCTACGGCACCAGGCACCGGGCCGCGCTTGGCATCACCGAGGAATCCGACTGCCTGGCCGTGGTGGTCTCCGAGGAGCGCGGCGTGGTGTCGTGGGCCGAGAACGGCGAGATCGTCTCCTGCCCGGACGAGGCCGCGCTGAGGGACAAGCTGTGGGACGTGTGGGGACGGCGGATATGA
- the folP gene encoding dihydropteroate synthase, producing the protein MGDRDLVPDPFLVAGIVNVTPDSFYDGGRHDTPDAAVAHGLGLARDGADLVDVGGESTRPGSDPVSFVEELRRVLPVVRELVRAFADPVLAAGRDPAGDPNGASVFPPVVAVDTCKAACAAACLDAGAAIVNDVSACAWDPGLLDVLVQYRPGYVLMHSLGRPKTMQRAPAYDDVVEDVLAFFERGLSRLVAAGLPEEHVVLDPGIGFGKLLEHNLALLRALPRFAEFGRPVYLGLSNKALFQGLFGLAPGERGPATLAATALAGARGAHIHRVHDVGAARLGLRLAREFFPPEATRDAAGDRETGEDAP; encoded by the coding sequence ATCGGCGACCGGGACCTGGTTCCCGATCCCTTCCTGGTGGCCGGGATCGTCAACGTCACCCCCGATTCCTTCTACGACGGCGGTCGCCACGACACCCCGGACGCCGCCGTGGCCCATGGCCTCGGGCTTGCCCGGGACGGCGCGGACCTGGTGGACGTGGGCGGCGAGTCCACACGCCCCGGGAGCGACCCCGTATCCTTTGTCGAGGAGTTGCGCCGGGTGCTGCCCGTGGTCCGGGAACTGGTCCGGGCCTTCGCGGACCCGGTCTTGGCCGCCGGGCGCGACCCCGCGGGCGATCCAAACGGGGCGTCCGTCTTTCCCCCGGTGGTGGCCGTGGACACCTGCAAGGCCGCCTGCGCCGCCGCCTGCCTCGACGCCGGGGCGGCCATCGTCAACGACGTCTCGGCCTGCGCCTGGGACCCCGGCCTTCTGGACGTTCTGGTCCAGTACCGTCCCGGCTACGTGCTCATGCACAGCCTGGGCCGGCCCAAAACCATGCAGCGCGCCCCGGCCTACGACGACGTGGTCGAGGACGTGCTGGCCTTTTTCGAGCGGGGGCTTTCCCGGCTGGTGGCCGCCGGTCTGCCCGAGGAACACGTGGTCCTGGACCCGGGCATCGGCTTCGGCAAGCTCCTGGAGCACAATCTGGCGCTCTTGCGCGCCCTGCCCAGGTTCGCGGAATTCGGGCGGCCCGTCTATCTGGGACTGTCCAACAAGGCCCTTTTTCAGGGCCTTTTCGGCCTGGCTCCCGGGGAGCGCGGCCCGGCCACCCTGGCCGCCACGGCCCTGGCCGGGGCCAGGGGGGCGCACATCCACCGGGTCCACGACGTGGGCGCGGCCCGCCTTGGACTGCGGCTGGCCCGGGAGTTTTTCCCGCCCGAGGCGACAAGGGACGCGGCGGGGGACAGGGAGACCGGGGAGGACGCGCCGTGA
- the ftsH gene encoding ATP-dependent zinc metalloprotease FtsH — translation MNSFAKNIMLWAAISLVMVVLFNLFNQPQTPSAKLSYSEFVQKATAGEVVSVKIQGSKISGVTSDGAKFMTYTPEDPNMVGMLMQNKVQIMAEPEEESPWYMTLLVSWFPMLLLVGVWIFFMRQMQNGSGRAMSFGRSRARMISQEQTKVTFEDVAGVDEAKEELSEVVQFLSDPKKFTRLGGRIPKGVLLVGSPGTGKTLLARAVAGEAGVPFFSISGSDFVEMFVGVGAARVRDLFVQGKKSAPCLIFIDEIDAVGRQRGAGLGGGHDEREQTLNQLLVEMDGFESNEGVILIAATNRPDVLDPALLRPGRFDRQVVVPTPDVRGRKRILEVHTRKSPLDPGVDLEVLARGTPGFSGADLENLVNEAALQAAKMDKNHVAMEDFEHAKDKVLMGKERRSLILSDEEKRTTAYHEAGHALVARVLPGTDPIHKVSIIPRGMALGITQQLPTDDRHNYSKQYLDKTLCVLMGGRVAEELVLDQVTTGAGNDIERATNMAHKMVCKWGMSKALGPLSYGEREDEIFLGKELLHHKNFSDETSRRIDAEVRNIVEDAYRRAETILTENMDMLHAIAAALLERETISGADIDLLMRGEPLPPQDTPPPKAGTGASPAPSGSGAGGPAAAPTATQAAPSAPQGTGGGSATSAPSAPAASGSDEFSLEPGDDAPPPADSGKPGNPA, via the coding sequence TTGAATAGTTTCGCTAAAAACATCATGCTTTGGGCGGCCATCTCCCTGGTCATGGTCGTCCTTTTCAACCTCTTCAACCAGCCCCAGACCCCGAGCGCCAAGCTCTCCTATTCCGAGTTCGTCCAGAAGGCGACCGCCGGGGAGGTGGTCTCGGTCAAGATCCAGGGCAGCAAAATAAGCGGCGTCACCTCCGACGGGGCCAAGTTCATGACCTACACCCCCGAGGACCCGAACATGGTCGGCATGCTCATGCAGAACAAGGTGCAGATCATGGCCGAGCCCGAGGAGGAGTCGCCCTGGTACATGACCCTTCTGGTCTCCTGGTTTCCCATGCTGCTTTTGGTCGGCGTGTGGATCTTTTTCATGCGCCAGATGCAAAACGGCAGCGGCCGGGCCATGTCCTTCGGCCGCTCCCGGGCGCGGATGATCTCCCAGGAGCAGACCAAGGTCACCTTCGAGGACGTGGCCGGGGTGGACGAGGCCAAGGAGGAACTCTCCGAGGTGGTCCAGTTTTTGTCCGATCCCAAAAAATTCACCCGCCTGGGCGGGCGCATCCCCAAGGGCGTTTTGCTCGTGGGCTCGCCCGGCACCGGCAAGACCCTGCTGGCCCGGGCCGTGGCCGGCGAGGCCGGGGTGCCGTTTTTCTCCATTTCCGGCTCGGACTTCGTGGAGATGTTCGTGGGCGTGGGCGCGGCCAGGGTCCGCGACCTCTTCGTGCAGGGCAAAAAAAGCGCCCCCTGTCTCATCTTCATCGACGAGATCGACGCCGTGGGCCGGCAGCGCGGCGCGGGCCTTGGCGGCGGCCACGACGAGCGCGAGCAGACCCTGAACCAGCTTCTGGTGGAGATGGACGGCTTCGAGTCCAACGAGGGGGTCATCCTCATCGCCGCCACCAACCGGCCCGACGTCCTGGACCCGGCCCTTCTGCGCCCGGGCCGCTTCGACCGCCAGGTGGTCGTGCCCACCCCGGACGTGCGGGGCAGAAAGCGCATTCTCGAGGTGCACACCCGCAAATCCCCCCTGGATCCGGGCGTGGACCTGGAGGTCCTGGCCCGGGGGACCCCGGGGTTTTCCGGCGCGGACCTGGAGAACCTGGTCAACGAGGCCGCGCTGCAGGCCGCCAAGATGGACAAGAACCACGTGGCCATGGAGGACTTCGAGCACGCCAAGGACAAGGTGCTCATGGGCAAGGAGCGCCGAAGCCTGATCCTCTCCGACGAGGAGAAGCGGACCACGGCCTATCACGAGGCCGGGCACGCCCTGGTGGCCCGGGTCCTGCCGGGCACCGACCCCATCCACAAGGTGTCCATCATCCCCCGGGGCATGGCCCTGGGCATCACCCAGCAGTTGCCCACGGACGACCGCCACAACTATTCCAAGCAGTATCTGGACAAGACCCTGTGCGTGCTCATGGGCGGCCGGGTGGCCGAGGAGCTGGTGCTCGACCAGGTCACCACCGGGGCTGGCAACGACATCGAACGGGCCACCAACATGGCCCACAAGATGGTCTGCAAGTGGGGCATGAGCAAGGCCCTTGGCCCACTGTCCTATGGCGAGCGAGAGGACGAGATCTTTTTGGGCAAGGAGCTTCTGCACCACAAGAATTTCAGCGACGAGACCTCCCGGCGCATCGATGCCGAGGTGCGCAATATCGTGGAGGACGCCTACCGCCGGGCCGAGACCATCCTGACCGAGAACATGGACATGCTGCATGCCATCGCGGCCGCCCTGCTCGAACGCGAGACCATCTCCGGCGCGGACATCGACCTGCTCATGCGCGGCGAACCCCTGCCGCCCCAGGACACTCCTCCCCCCAAGGCCGGTACCGGCGCTTCGCCCGCCCCTTCGGGCTCCGGGGCGGGGGGGCCGGCGGCCGCGCCGACCGCGACCCAGGCCGCGCCGTCCGCCCCGCAAGGGACCGGCGGCGGGAGCGCGACCTCGGCGCCTTCGGCTCCGGCCGCATCCGGCTCCGACGAGTTCTCCCTTGAGCCGGGGGACGACGCCCCGCCCCCCGCCGATTCCGGAAAACCGGGCAACCCCGCGTGA